From Pirellulales bacterium, a single genomic window includes:
- a CDS encoding SgcJ/EcaC family oxidoreductase: MIQRFFYLAVMTAFSTVLAAAACLAQDAAATNDGAAPANDDLAAVRTAVEKYVQAFNAGDAEAVAQCWGAEGVYITPEGERLKGPDAIKQHFADSFSESPGLQLTVTIDSLRLLGDDVALEEGTASVGQEGVAEETSTYVAVHHKHDGVWKLDTVRETVVPDNSGPEHALDSLAWLVGEWTDNSLPGVQVDSSYRWATGGQFLVNTFRVVIDDEIDMEGTQIIGWDPSRDTIRSWLFDSDGGFGQGTWTEGEEGEWLVETKNVLPDGRHSTSINHYQRVDDDQFSWSSTKRRVELEKLPDVAPIAVRRAGSE, encoded by the coding sequence ATGATCCAGCGTTTCTTCTATTTGGCGGTGATGACGGCGTTTTCGACCGTGCTTGCGGCCGCGGCATGTCTCGCACAGGATGCTGCCGCCACGAACGATGGAGCTGCGCCAGCGAACGATGATCTTGCCGCCGTGCGTACAGCGGTTGAAAAGTATGTGCAGGCCTTCAACGCGGGCGATGCGGAAGCCGTCGCCCAGTGCTGGGGTGCGGAGGGAGTTTATATCACTCCCGAGGGTGAAAGGCTGAAGGGCCCCGACGCCATCAAGCAACACTTTGCCGACTCATTCTCCGAAAGTCCTGGATTGCAATTGACCGTCACGATCGACTCTCTACGGCTGCTCGGCGATGACGTCGCACTGGAAGAAGGAACGGCGTCAGTCGGCCAGGAAGGCGTCGCGGAAGAGACGTCAACCTATGTTGCCGTCCACCACAAGCACGATGGCGTGTGGAAACTGGATACGGTGCGCGAAACGGTTGTGCCCGACAATTCGGGGCCCGAGCATGCGTTGGATTCGCTGGCTTGGCTCGTGGGAGAGTGGACCGACAATTCACTGCCCGGCGTGCAGGTCGATTCGAGCTATCGCTGGGCAACAGGAGGGCAGTTTCTGGTGAACACGTTCCGAGTCGTCATCGACGACGAGATCGACATGGAAGGGACGCAGATCATCGGTTGGGATCCTTCGCGCGATACGATTCGTTCCTGGCTGTTCGATTCGGACGGTGGCTTTGGCCAGGGAACGTGGACCGAAGGAGAGGAAGGGGAGTGGCTGGTCGAGACAAAGAATGTACTGCCCGACGGGCGACACTCGACGTCGATCAACCACTATCAACGCGTCGATGACGACCAGTTCAGTTGGTCTTCGACGAAGCGTCGCGTCGAACTGGAGAAGCTTCCCGACGTCGCGCCGATTGCCGTGCGTCGCGCGGGATCGGAATGA
- a CDS encoding SulP family inorganic anion transporter produces MPRDLIAGVTLAAYAIPVSLAYASLAGLPPQYGIYCYLVGGLGYALFGTSRQLAVGPTSAIAMMVGATIAGMANGDAARWAEIAALTALLVALLSGLAWALRLSGLVNFISETILVGFKAGAALTIGLTQLPKLFGVPGGGDQFFERLWLLGGQLTETNLLVLTIGLAAIALLVFGDRLLPGRPIALFVVAGAIVISSLVGLAERGVAIVGAIPTGLPDFAWPSLRPRDVDGVLPLAAACFLLSYVESVSAARTLAAKHGYEISPRQELLGLGAANFLAAFSQGFPVAGGLSQSAVNDKAGARTPLSLVFASVAIGVCLLFLTGLLHNLPSVILAAVVLVAVRGLIDLAAIRNLWCVSRFEFGIAMVALVGVLLLGILKGVLVAVVISLLVLLGSAARPHVAFLGRIPGTRRYSDSSRHPDNEPIPGVLIFRVEASILYFNAEHVRGAVWSRIAGDPSLRLVICDLSNSPYVDVAGGSMLAKLNETVRKRGGAFRIVEARSRARDLLRAVGLEKQTGYFGRHMSIDQALVEFEQSAPQV; encoded by the coding sequence TTGCCGCGCGATTTGATCGCCGGCGTGACGCTCGCCGCGTATGCGATTCCGGTTTCGCTGGCATACGCCTCGCTGGCCGGGTTGCCACCTCAATACGGGATCTACTGCTACCTGGTGGGTGGGTTGGGATATGCGCTGTTCGGTACTTCGCGCCAGTTGGCAGTGGGCCCCACGTCCGCCATCGCAATGATGGTGGGAGCCACTATCGCCGGCATGGCGAATGGTGATGCCGCACGTTGGGCTGAGATTGCTGCGTTGACTGCTCTTCTGGTCGCCTTGTTGAGCGGCCTGGCTTGGGCACTGCGCTTGAGCGGGCTGGTGAACTTCATCAGCGAGACCATTCTCGTCGGCTTTAAGGCAGGCGCCGCGCTGACGATTGGATTGACTCAGCTTCCGAAGCTGTTCGGCGTGCCCGGCGGTGGCGATCAATTCTTCGAGCGACTGTGGCTGTTGGGCGGACAACTTACGGAGACGAACCTGCTGGTTCTCACCATCGGTCTGGCGGCCATCGCCCTGTTGGTCTTCGGGGACCGACTGTTGCCGGGTCGGCCGATCGCGCTCTTCGTGGTCGCAGGAGCCATCGTGATCTCGTCGCTGGTCGGATTGGCAGAACGAGGGGTGGCCATCGTCGGCGCCATTCCGACGGGACTGCCCGATTTTGCCTGGCCGTCGCTACGACCTCGCGACGTCGATGGAGTGTTGCCGCTGGCAGCGGCCTGCTTCCTGTTGTCGTATGTCGAAAGCGTCTCCGCCGCACGCACCCTGGCAGCGAAGCACGGCTACGAGATCAGCCCCCGCCAAGAACTGCTGGGACTGGGGGCGGCCAATTTTCTGGCCGCGTTCAGCCAAGGCTTTCCCGTGGCGGGTGGGCTCTCGCAATCGGCCGTGAACGATAAGGCGGGCGCGCGGACGCCACTCTCGCTCGTCTTCGCCTCGGTCGCGATCGGCGTTTGTCTCTTGTTTTTGACGGGCCTGCTGCACAACCTGCCCTCGGTCATCTTAGCCGCGGTTGTATTGGTGGCAGTGCGTGGCTTGATCGACCTTGCCGCGATACGCAACTTGTGGTGCGTCAGCCGCTTCGAATTCGGCATCGCGATGGTTGCCCTGGTGGGCGTGCTGTTGCTCGGCATTCTCAAGGGGGTGCTGGTCGCGGTGGTGATTTCGCTACTGGTCTTGCTCGGGAGCGCGGCGCGTCCTCACGTGGCATTTCTCGGACGTATTCCCGGCACGCGACGCTACTCGGATTCGAGCCGCCATCCCGACAACGAGCCGATTCCCGGCGTATTGATCTTCCGAGTCGAGGCGTCGATTCTCTATTTCAACGCAGAACACGTGCGTGGAGCGGTCTGGTCTCGCATCGCTGGCGATCCTTCGCTGCGGCTCGTCATCTGTGACCTTTCGAACTCGCCTTACGTCGATGTCGCCGGCGGGAGCATGCTGGCCAAGTTGAATGAGACGGTTCGCAAGCGTGGTGGCGCCTTTCGCATTGTTGAAGCCCGATCTCGCGCACGCGATCTATTGCGCGCCGTGGGATTGGAAAAGCAGACGGGTTACTTTGGCCGCCACATGTCGATCGATCAGGCGTTGGTCGAGTTCGAGCAGTCGGCACCACAAGTTTGA
- a CDS encoding LOG family protein, protein MPDGITGSTRTDTVSLSDEEAVKRVLVESILSLWDTVNNLTRLRPSRRDRYRVTIFGSARAVPGDFAYEQTKLVAAALADMGCDIVTGGGPGLMQAANEGAASTAGQAQSVGIRIDLPFEQNVNDFVGQAFEHRTFFTRLHQFVLTSDAFLVAPGGIGTVLETMMIWQLLQVRHLQDTPFILVGPMWPGLIDWARNAML, encoded by the coding sequence ATGCCGGATGGTATTACTGGATCGACTCGTACCGACACAGTGAGTCTTTCTGACGAGGAAGCGGTGAAGCGTGTTCTCGTCGAGTCGATCCTCAGCTTGTGGGACACGGTCAACAATCTCACGCGTTTGCGACCGTCGCGACGAGACCGGTACCGCGTCACGATCTTCGGCTCAGCGCGCGCCGTGCCCGGGGATTTTGCCTACGAGCAGACGAAACTCGTCGCGGCAGCTTTGGCTGACATGGGATGTGACATTGTCACTGGCGGAGGGCCAGGACTTATGCAAGCCGCCAACGAAGGCGCCGCTAGTACCGCAGGGCAGGCGCAGTCGGTTGGCATTCGCATTGATCTGCCATTCGAGCAGAATGTCAACGACTTTGTTGGCCAGGCGTTCGAGCACCGCACCTTCTTTACACGGCTGCACCAATTCGTCCTGACTTCCGATGCTTTCCTTGTGGCGCCCGGCGGCATTGGCACGGTGCTGGAGACGATGATGATTTGGCAATTGCTCCAAGTGCGTCACTTGCAGGACACGCCATTCATTCTCGTAGGCCCCATGTGGCCGGGGCTGATCGATTGGGCTCGAAATGCCATGCTCT
- a CDS encoding putative transporter has translation MKWIFELYQTNPTAQAIAILSLVCVAGMSLGSVQIRGIKLGTSGVLFAAIVAGHFTKAIDHHTLEFVKEFGLILFVFCIGLQLGPGFFASLREAGFRLNTLALAIVSLGAITVVLLGWLLGLDRAAALGVFSGATTNTPSLGAAQQTLTTFPHVTAERAALPALAYAVTYPLGIVGIIGTLLALKAIFKVDVRQERDAYLSAQQGGHVALQQRSLIIENPNIEGIAIHDVPGLAESGVVISRIQHSGEPEAKAAAGGIVLRTGDSVLAVGSTHGLDQLERVLGRESDAELLMTTSQVVPERIVVTNSAILGQSVKELNLESLFGVVVTRVVRGDLELTAVPTLRLKFGDVLQVVGPPDSLQLAAAHLGNSVHALNETHFVPLFAGISLGVVLGTMPIAFPGLPQPLRLGLAGGPLIVALIVGRVGRIGRLVWHLPRSASLALRELGIALFFAAVGLMAGPTFFDTAFSQTGILWMVAGACTTILPLVAVGTFARVRYSMNYVVLAGLLAGSMTDPPALAFANSVCQSEAPGVAYATVYPLTMLLRIMAAQVLAVVLCG, from the coding sequence ATGAAATGGATTTTCGAACTTTATCAGACGAATCCCACCGCGCAGGCCATCGCGATCCTATCGCTGGTGTGCGTGGCTGGCATGAGTCTGGGCAGCGTTCAGATCCGCGGCATCAAATTGGGCACGTCGGGGGTCTTGTTCGCGGCCATCGTCGCGGGGCATTTCACGAAGGCGATCGATCATCACACGCTGGAATTCGTCAAAGAATTTGGGCTGATCTTGTTCGTGTTTTGCATCGGGTTGCAACTCGGACCCGGTTTTTTTGCGTCGCTGCGCGAGGCCGGATTTCGTTTGAACACCCTCGCGTTGGCGATCGTATCCCTGGGCGCGATCACGGTCGTCTTGCTGGGGTGGTTGCTTGGTCTCGATCGCGCTGCCGCACTAGGGGTATTCTCTGGCGCAACGACCAACACCCCTTCGCTTGGTGCCGCGCAGCAGACGTTGACTACTTTTCCGCATGTCACGGCAGAACGTGCTGCATTGCCGGCGTTGGCGTACGCGGTCACTTACCCACTGGGGATCGTGGGGATCATTGGAACGCTGCTGGCACTGAAGGCCATTTTCAAGGTCGATGTGCGTCAAGAGCGCGACGCGTACCTGTCGGCCCAGCAAGGCGGGCACGTAGCACTTCAGCAGCGAAGCCTGATCATCGAGAATCCAAACATCGAGGGAATTGCCATTCACGATGTGCCTGGCCTCGCCGAATCCGGAGTCGTCATCTCGCGAATCCAGCACTCCGGTGAACCCGAAGCCAAGGCCGCCGCTGGCGGCATTGTGCTGCGAACAGGAGACAGTGTTCTTGCCGTTGGTTCGACACATGGCCTCGATCAACTCGAACGTGTCCTAGGGCGCGAGAGCGATGCTGAACTGCTCATGACTACTTCGCAGGTGGTGCCGGAGCGAATCGTCGTCACAAATTCCGCGATCCTCGGCCAATCCGTCAAGGAACTGAATCTAGAATCGCTGTTCGGCGTCGTGGTGACGCGCGTCGTGCGCGGTGATCTCGAATTGACCGCGGTCCCAACGCTGCGACTGAAGTTTGGCGACGTGCTGCAAGTCGTGGGTCCACCCGATTCCTTGCAACTCGCAGCCGCTCACCTGGGCAATTCCGTCCACGCACTCAACGAAACGCACTTTGTGCCGCTGTTTGCGGGCATCAGTCTGGGAGTGGTGTTGGGGACCATGCCCATTGCCTTCCCAGGTTTGCCGCAACCATTACGCCTTGGCCTGGCCGGTGGTCCACTCATTGTGGCACTCATCGTAGGCCGCGTGGGACGTATCGGCCGACTGGTGTGGCACTTGCCGCGGAGTGCTAGCCTCGCACTTCGTGAGCTAGGCATCGCCCTCTTCTTCGCTGCGGTCGGACTAATGGCCGGCCCAACTTTCTTTGACACGGCGTTCAGTCAAACAGGCATCCTGTGGATGGTAGCAGGTGCGTGTACCACGATCTTGCCGCTGGTTGCGGTAGGTACCTTCGCCCGCGTGCGATATTCGATGAATTACGTCGTCTTGGCTGGACTGTTGGCGGGCAGCATGACCGATCCACCGGCCTTGGCGTTCGCCAACAGCGTTTGCCAATCGGAAGCGCCCGGCGTCGCCTACGCGACAGTTTATCCGTTGACCATGTTGCTGCGAATCATGGCCGCGCAGGTATTGGCGGTGGTGCTCTGTGGGTAG
- a CDS encoding sigma-54-dependent Fis family transcriptional regulator, translating to MPTLLVIDDEAPILHAFKRAFGGGEVTVLTAASAKEGLAKILELDPDVIVLDINLPDRSGIDLFRDIRQHDRRTPVIFITGHGTTDTAIEAMKLGAFDYLLKPLELDELEELVEQAFEVSRLMRVPAIAEGEAINRPADRLIGRSKGMQEVYKAIGRVAPQHVTVLILGETGTGKELVARALYHHSERAKGPFHAVNCAAIPETLLESELFGHERGAFTGAERRRIGKFEQCKGGTLFLDEIGDMTPLTQAKILRVLQDQRFERVGGNETIETDVRVIAATNQPLERLIQQDRFRSDLYYRLSVFTIRLPPLREREGDIELLVPYFLQRFGPELGKEVQSVSPETYAELRQYHWPGNVRELQSVVKQALLKSTAPVLLPSDLPAGFHAGDEGSVKAGDSEFPDLANYIDAQLRRQAPHVFEDVLRHAKRQLLLRGLEATNGNQVQAARLLGINRSTLRNELRNQGIAVDRHVEEK from the coding sequence ATGCCTACACTACTGGTAATCGATGACGAGGCCCCGATTCTGCACGCCTTCAAGCGGGCTTTTGGGGGTGGTGAGGTTACGGTGCTCACGGCGGCGTCGGCCAAGGAAGGGCTTGCCAAAATACTCGAGCTGGACCCCGATGTGATCGTGCTCGATATCAATCTGCCCGATCGGTCGGGCATCGATCTCTTCCGCGACATTCGGCAGCACGACCGCCGCACGCCGGTGATTTTTATAACCGGTCACGGCACGACCGATACCGCCATCGAGGCGATGAAGCTGGGCGCGTTCGATTACCTGCTCAAGCCGCTGGAACTCGACGAATTGGAAGAGCTCGTCGAGCAGGCGTTCGAGGTCAGCCGGTTGATGCGCGTGCCGGCGATCGCCGAGGGGGAAGCGATCAATCGTCCGGCCGATCGGCTGATCGGTCGTTCGAAGGGCATGCAAGAGGTTTACAAGGCGATCGGACGCGTCGCGCCGCAGCACGTCACGGTGTTGATCTTGGGCGAGACCGGCACCGGCAAGGAACTGGTTGCGCGGGCGCTCTACCACCATAGCGAGCGGGCAAAGGGACCGTTCCATGCCGTGAATTGCGCGGCCATTCCCGAGACACTGCTAGAAAGCGAGCTCTTCGGCCACGAGCGGGGCGCCTTCACGGGGGCCGAGCGCCGGCGCATTGGCAAGTTCGAGCAATGCAAGGGAGGCACGCTCTTTCTGGACGAGATCGGCGACATGACGCCTCTGACGCAGGCCAAGATCCTGCGCGTCTTACAAGACCAGCGATTCGAACGTGTCGGCGGCAACGAAACGATCGAAACCGATGTCCGCGTGATTGCCGCTACCAATCAACCGCTCGAACGGTTGATTCAGCAGGATCGTTTTCGTAGCGACCTGTATTATCGCTTGAGCGTTTTCACGATTCGCTTGCCCCCGTTGCGCGAGCGCGAAGGGGATATCGAGCTGCTGGTGCCGTATTTTCTGCAACGCTTCGGACCCGAGTTGGGCAAGGAGGTCCAAAGCGTCAGCCCAGAAACGTATGCCGAATTACGGCAGTATCATTGGCCGGGCAACGTGCGCGAGTTGCAGAGTGTCGTCAAGCAGGCCTTGCTGAAATCGACGGCGCCGGTCTTGCTGCCGTCCGATTTGCCCGCCGGATTCCATGCCGGTGATGAGGGGAGCGTCAAGGCGGGCGACAGCGAGTTTCCCGATCTGGCCAACTACATCGACGCGCAGTTGCGACGTCAGGCGCCGCACGTGTTCGAGGATGTCTTGCGGCACGCCAAGCGGCAGTTGCTACTGCGCGGACTCGAAGCGACCAATGGCAACCAGGTACAGGCCGCCCGGCTGCTCGGCATCAACCGCAGCACACTGCGCAACGAGCTACGCAACCAGGGCATCGCCGTGGACCGCCACGTGGAAGAGAAGTAG
- a CDS encoding 6-phosphofructokinase — translation MDKRIGIVTGGGDCPGLNAVIRAVVKAADRRSWEVLGIVGGYEGLLTPCNTRPLDYHALGGLLTRGGTILGTANRGRFSAKVGHGEGRVLPHELLEETRHGMQDLGLSALVSIGGDGSLSIAQQLFEHGLPIVGVPKTIDNDLQGTLMTFGFDSAVACATEALDRLHTTAESHNRVMVLEVMGRYAGWIALYAGIAGGADVILIPEVPFSYQSVCAKIRERENRGRKFSIVVVAEGAHEKGADFVTSAAQPEHREARLGGISTVVAAEIEQRMGKETRACVLGHLQRGGSPTTFDRLLCTAFGTEAVELIAANDFGKMVTYQGTQIGAIPIRDAVGTLKTVSAEGSLVRTARALGICFGD, via the coding sequence ATGGACAAACGTATCGGTATCGTTACCGGCGGCGGTGACTGCCCTGGTCTGAATGCTGTAATCCGAGCGGTTGTCAAGGCAGCCGACCGGCGCAGCTGGGAAGTGCTGGGAATCGTCGGCGGATATGAAGGCCTCTTGACTCCCTGCAATACGCGCCCGCTCGACTATCATGCGTTGGGTGGCTTGCTGACGCGCGGCGGTACGATTCTGGGGACCGCCAACCGCGGACGTTTTTCGGCGAAGGTCGGACATGGCGAAGGCCGCGTGCTTCCTCATGAATTACTCGAAGAAACGCGTCACGGCATGCAAGATCTGGGGCTCTCCGCCCTGGTGTCCATCGGCGGTGATGGCTCGCTGAGCATCGCACAGCAGCTTTTTGAGCACGGCCTCCCGATCGTTGGCGTTCCCAAGACCATCGACAATGATCTGCAGGGGACGTTGATGACGTTTGGATTTGACTCAGCCGTCGCCTGCGCGACCGAAGCGCTCGATCGCCTGCATACCACTGCGGAAAGCCACAATCGAGTAATGGTGTTAGAAGTCATGGGCCGTTATGCCGGCTGGATCGCACTCTATGCGGGGATCGCGGGTGGGGCCGACGTGATTCTCATTCCTGAGGTCCCCTTTTCTTACCAGAGTGTGTGCGCCAAGATCAGAGAGCGTGAAAACCGGGGGCGCAAGTTCTCGATCGTCGTGGTTGCCGAGGGAGCGCACGAAAAAGGGGCAGATTTCGTTACGTCCGCGGCGCAACCTGAGCATCGCGAGGCGAGACTGGGCGGTATCAGCACCGTGGTGGCCGCGGAAATTGAACAGCGCATGGGCAAAGAAACTCGCGCGTGCGTGCTTGGTCACTTGCAACGCGGCGGTAGCCCCACGACCTTCGATCGATTGCTATGCACGGCGTTTGGCACCGAAGCAGTGGAACTGATCGCCGCGAACGACTTCGGCAAGATGGTCACCTACCAGGGGACACAGATCGGCGCCATACCCATTCGCGATGCGGTGGGTACTCTAAAGACCGTAAGCGCCGAGGGAAGCCTCGTTCGAACGGCACGTGCCCTGGGAATTTGCTTCGGCGACTAG
- the pckA gene encoding phosphoenolpyruvate carboxykinase (ATP), whose amino-acid sequence MTDKFNLEEYGLTVAEIHHNLPPSSLYEHAIRYEKDASIAENGALVAYSGAKTGRSPKDKRVVRHPDSEADIWWGSINIPLEEHAFDINRERAIDFLNTRERLYCFDGFAGWDPKYRIKVRVICSRPYHALFMHTMLIRPTKEELANFGQPDFVICNAGEFPANKQTAGVDSKTSVCLSLEQRELVILGTEYAGEMKKGVFTVANYFGPKQGLLSMHCSATADKQSGRSSLLFGLSGTGKTTLSADPKRDLIGDDEHVWSDDGIFNIEGGCYAKAINLSPENEPDIFQALRFGAVLENVVLEEDHAVDFTDTSITENTRGAYPIEFIKNARIPCMAGHPTDVIFLTCDAFGVLPPVSALSPAQAMYHFISGYTAKVAGTEMGVKEPSATFSPCFGGPFLVWHPNKYAELFAQKMRQHESRVWLVNTGWSGGGYGIGKRIKLAHTRGIIDAIHTGRLTEAKRERHPVFGFDVITECPGVPAEILWPRETWDDATAYDAAAKKLASLFVENFKKYEAGVNAEVRTASPKV is encoded by the coding sequence ATGACTGACAAATTCAACCTGGAAGAGTACGGACTCACGGTCGCAGAGATTCATCACAACTTGCCTCCTAGCTCGTTGTACGAGCACGCCATTCGCTACGAAAAGGACGCCAGTATTGCCGAGAATGGCGCGCTCGTCGCCTACTCGGGCGCCAAGACGGGCCGATCCCCTAAGGACAAACGAGTGGTGCGGCACCCGGATTCCGAAGCGGATATCTGGTGGGGCTCGATCAACATCCCGCTCGAAGAACACGCCTTCGATATCAATCGCGAGCGCGCGATCGACTTTCTCAACACGCGGGAGCGACTCTATTGTTTCGATGGCTTCGCAGGCTGGGATCCCAAGTATCGGATCAAGGTGCGCGTCATCTGCTCGCGCCCGTACCATGCCCTGTTCATGCACACGATGCTGATCCGTCCGACGAAAGAAGAGTTGGCGAACTTCGGCCAGCCCGACTTCGTGATTTGCAATGCCGGCGAGTTTCCGGCCAACAAGCAGACGGCCGGCGTCGACTCGAAGACCAGCGTCTGCCTGAGTCTCGAACAGCGTGAACTGGTGATTCTCGGAACCGAATACGCTGGCGAAATGAAGAAGGGTGTGTTTACCGTCGCGAATTATTTCGGCCCCAAGCAAGGCCTGCTCTCGATGCACTGCTCGGCCACCGCTGATAAGCAGTCCGGGCGATCGTCGCTTCTATTTGGTCTATCCGGCACGGGCAAGACGACGCTCTCGGCCGACCCGAAGCGTGATCTGATCGGCGATGACGAACATGTCTGGAGCGACGACGGCATCTTCAATATCGAAGGGGGTTGCTACGCGAAGGCCATCAACCTCTCGCCAGAGAACGAGCCCGATATCTTTCAGGCGCTGCGGTTCGGTGCGGTACTAGAGAACGTCGTCCTCGAGGAAGACCACGCCGTCGATTTCACCGACACGAGCATCACGGAGAACACGCGCGGCGCCTATCCCATCGAATTCATCAAGAATGCACGCATTCCGTGCATGGCGGGGCATCCGACCGACGTTATCTTTCTGACGTGCGACGCGTTCGGTGTGCTGCCCCCGGTCAGTGCGCTCTCGCCGGCGCAGGCCATGTACCACTTCATCAGCGGTTATACCGCCAAGGTGGCGGGCACGGAAATGGGAGTCAAGGAACCATCGGCGACGTTCTCCCCCTGTTTCGGCGGACCGTTCCTGGTGTGGCATCCCAACAAGTACGCTGAGCTATTTGCGCAGAAGATGCGACAGCACGAATCGAGGGTCTGGCTGGTGAACACCGGCTGGAGCGGCGGCGGCTATGGGATCGGTAAGCGAATCAAGCTCGCGCACACTCGCGGCATCATCGATGCGATCCACACGGGACGGCTGACTGAAGCAAAACGGGAGCGCCACCCGGTGTTCGGATTTGACGTGATCACGGAGTGCCCGGGCGTGCCGGCCGAAATACTCTGGCCGCGCGAAACGTGGGACGATGCGACCGCCTACGATGCCGCGGCAAAGAAGCTGGCCAGCCTTTTCGTCGAGAACTTCAAGAAATACGAAGCAGGAGTGAATGCCGAGGTTCGTACCGCTTCACCAAAAGTTTGA
- a CDS encoding class II glutamine amidotransferase, whose amino-acid sequence MCRWLAYSGGEIFLEDILFAAKQNLIDQSLSSRSAETPTNGDGFGVGWYGKREQPGLFRSIRPAWNDFNLRDLAANIESRLFLAHVRATSLTTVQETNCHPFRYGNWLFVHNGEIFEVERLRRDLLMSVAPQFFSNILGTTDSEVMFHLALSFGLSDDPPAALARMAGFIEHVGRAYGVTESLWMTVGVTDGETLYGVRYASDGDAPTLFYSPDIEHLYRLNPAITGRFGAVARAVVSEPIGEFSHLWREVPQSSLLVVRGGEIEVRSFRPTPVNT is encoded by the coding sequence ATGTGTCGCTGGTTGGCGTATTCGGGTGGAGAGATCTTTCTCGAGGACATCCTGTTTGCTGCCAAGCAGAATTTGATCGATCAGAGTCTCAGCTCGCGCTCGGCCGAAACCCCAACAAATGGTGACGGATTCGGCGTCGGCTGGTATGGCAAGCGGGAACAACCGGGCCTGTTTCGCAGCATTCGACCGGCCTGGAACGACTTCAATCTACGAGACCTCGCAGCCAATATCGAATCGCGTCTGTTCCTGGCGCACGTCCGGGCGACTTCGCTCACCACAGTGCAAGAAACGAATTGCCATCCTTTCCGCTACGGAAATTGGCTGTTTGTCCACAATGGAGAAATCTTTGAAGTCGAGAGGTTGCGGCGTGACCTGTTAATGTCCGTCGCACCACAATTCTTCAGCAACATCCTGGGCACGACCGATTCCGAGGTGATGTTCCATCTTGCACTGAGCTTTGGGTTGTCAGATGATCCGCCTGCGGCACTGGCTCGCATGGCGGGATTCATCGAACATGTCGGTCGCGCTTATGGAGTCACGGAATCGCTCTGGATGACCGTGGGCGTGACCGACGGTGAGACGCTCTATGGTGTTCGTTACGCCAGCGATGGTGACGCACCGACCTTGTTCTATAGCCCCGATATCGAACACCTTTACCGGCTCAATCCGGCGATTACCGGCCGATTTGGTGCAGTCGCACGTGCGGTCGTCTCTGAACCGATCGGTGAGTTTTCGCACCTCTGGCGGGAAGTACCGCAGAGCTCTTTGCTGGTTGTGCGAGGTGGAGAGATCGAAGTACGGTCCTTCCGTCCCACACCCGTGAACACGTGA